The Mucilaginibacter gracilis genomic interval TTTTCACGCCTGGCGCGGTCGAATTTCATTCCGCCCAATGCTTCGGGCCATTTATCCTGTTCGTGCATGGTATATTGGATCGCGCCTTCGACCATTTTTTCGACACGTTCACCGCTAAAGCGGGCGACCAGGTGCAGCGATGCATCAATTCCGGAGGTTACGCCAGATGCGGTAACCAATTTGCCTTCATCCACAAAGCGCACATCCCTGATAACGGTTGATTTAGGGAATTGTAGCTGCAAGTCATCGGCCTGGAAAAAATGGGTAGTCACTTTGTGACCATCAAATGCGCCGGTTTGCCCTACAAAGTAAGCCGCTGTACAGATAGACATGAGTACATCTACTTTATCGCGGTATTGCTGAATAAATCCAATGACCTGCTGATCGTGCCGCATGGAATCCGCTAATCCGACCGTACCGCCGGGGATCACCAAAATATCCGGTTTGGGCATATCAGTTGCCGTATAATCGGGTGTGAATTTCAGTGTGCCGCCCTGAGTAGTTACCACACCTGCTTTAAGGGCAACCGTGTAAACATGGTATTGTCCTTTGGTAATACCATTGGCTTTGGTAAAAATATCTACCGGCCCTTGCAGGTCGCCCAACCCAACGCCGGGGTAAACAAATACCGCCACATTCAATCTTTTGGTAAAGGTTGGAGTAGTCATCTGTG includes:
- a CDS encoding DJ-1/PfpI family protein, producing MKKICLLSLFISLSLIVNAQMTTPTFTKRLNVAVFVYPGVGLGDLQGPVDIFTKANGITKGQYHVYTVALKAGVVTTQGGTLKFTPDYTATDMPKPDILVIPGGTVGLADSMRHDQQVIGFIQQYRDKVDVLMSICTAAYFVGQTGAFDGHKVTTHFFQADDLQLQFPKSTVIRDVRFVDEGKLVTASGVTSGIDASLHLVARFSGERVEKMVEGAIQYTMHEQDKWPEALGGMKFDRARREKMGLLRPVNN